In Nymphaea colorata isolate Beijing-Zhang1983 unplaced genomic scaffold, ASM883128v2 scaffold0586, whole genome shotgun sequence, a single genomic region encodes these proteins:
- the LOC116245227 gene encoding uncharacterized protein LOC116245227, with protein MSNCTNKVTFFNLIKNSEKYLAKNVYNKLKNIEYNGAATKINLALRKLPKFKAFAGHKLQVENLLKGTIHVNSYSMDLLMDAYNQTKRNRISLTPFMDLTIPSYTPYHPNNGELVTPISHDEIKRVFLEQINEYLEEPLDIHFMDILTPFDLENLLGLTEGNIFHGSIGLDNLFSNRVSGKVGGIWLCGSSAHPGGGVMGAVGKQVSQRILSEKII; from the exons ATGAGTAATTGTACAAACAAGGTCACCTTTTTCAACCTTATCAAAAACTCAGAGAAGTACTTAGCCAAGAACGTCTATAATAAACTCAAGAACATCGAATACAATGGAGCAGCCACGAAGATCAACCTTGCCTTGAGAAAACTTCCTAAGTTCAAGGCATTCGCCGGACATAAACTTCAGGTTGAAAATCTGCTGAAAGGAACCATCCATGTCAATAGCTACTCGATGGATTTGCTCATGGACGCATACAACCAGACCAAGCGAAACCGTATCAGTCTTACCCCCTTCATGGACCTCACTATTCCCAGC TACACTCCCTACCATCCCAACAACGGAGAGCTAGTCACGCCGATTTCCCACGACGAAATAAAGCGAGTTTTCCTGGAGCAAATTAACGAATATTTGGAAGAGCCACTCGACATCCATTTCATGGACATTCTCACGCCCTTTGACCTCGAGAACTTGTTGGGTCTTACTGAAGGTAACATCTTCCACGGAAGCATCGGGCTTGACAACCTCTTCTCGAACAGAGTTAGCGGAAAAGTTGGCGGTATTTGGCTTTGTGGAAGCAGTGCGCACCCCGGAGGAGGTGTTATGGGAGCAGTCGGAAAACAAGTAAGCCAGCGCATTCTTTCGGAGAAAATTATCTGA